The following proteins are co-located in the Micromonospora coriariae genome:
- a CDS encoding FUSC family protein → MAEDRPPAERDRSRLDQVAERALHRGGEAGRVRARQWEVTLVIAVQAGLAAALAALIAQHLLGPGAHVFAPAAAVGTIATAIGQRARRTFELLAGVGLGIVIGDTLRFFLGSGPWQTGLVVALAIASALLVAGKGGQLVGQAGGTAVLIATLAPMERGLELPRIFDALVGGAVGLVVVALLLPINPMRTLDRAATPIFAVLCEQLDELAHALRERDADRTMRVLERLRGTEGDLGRLNDSLSGAEEVVTIAPVRWHRRQQFHRYARSADHLQRLMLDSRAIARWSTTALQYDEPIPPELPDAIARLGQAVAEMRKECRVGNDTECTRKLVEQCAELAGRAAATGVKSFGEALITGLRTAASDLLRAAGCEPDDANQVVRRAAGGGEANVRPPLRRRLHRSRPTRAARARRRSHLAARNRDDERAGLPDRGRPAR, encoded by the coding sequence ATGGCCGAGGACCGACCACCAGCCGAGCGCGACCGGTCACGGCTCGACCAGGTTGCCGAGAGGGCGTTGCACCGCGGCGGGGAGGCCGGTCGGGTCCGAGCCCGGCAGTGGGAGGTCACCCTGGTGATCGCCGTCCAGGCCGGGCTGGCCGCGGCGCTCGCCGCCCTGATCGCCCAGCACCTGCTCGGCCCCGGCGCGCACGTGTTCGCACCCGCCGCCGCCGTCGGTACGATCGCCACCGCCATCGGCCAGCGTGCCCGGCGCACCTTCGAGCTGCTGGCCGGCGTGGGCCTGGGCATCGTCATCGGCGACACGCTGCGTTTCTTCCTCGGCTCGGGGCCGTGGCAGACCGGCCTGGTGGTGGCCCTCGCCATCGCCAGCGCGCTGCTGGTGGCCGGAAAGGGTGGCCAACTCGTGGGTCAGGCCGGCGGTACCGCCGTGCTGATCGCGACGCTGGCCCCGATGGAGCGCGGCCTGGAGCTGCCCCGCATCTTCGACGCGCTGGTCGGTGGGGCGGTCGGCCTGGTGGTGGTCGCGTTGCTGTTGCCGATCAACCCGATGCGGACGCTCGACCGCGCCGCGACGCCGATCTTCGCGGTCCTCTGCGAGCAGCTCGACGAGCTGGCACATGCGTTGCGGGAGCGCGACGCCGACCGGACGATGCGCGTCCTGGAACGGCTCCGCGGCACCGAGGGTGATCTGGGTCGGCTGAACGATTCGCTGAGCGGGGCGGAGGAGGTGGTGACGATCGCGCCGGTCCGCTGGCACCGCCGCCAGCAGTTCCACAGGTACGCCCGCAGTGCCGATCATCTTCAGCGGCTGATGCTGGACAGCCGGGCCATCGCCCGCTGGTCGACGACCGCCCTCCAGTACGACGAGCCGATCCCGCCGGAGCTGCCGGACGCGATCGCCCGGCTGGGCCAGGCGGTGGCGGAGATGCGCAAGGAGTGCCGGGTCGGAAATGACACCGAGTGCACCCGCAAGCTGGTTGAGCAGTGTGCCGAACTGGCCGGTAGGGCTGCCGCGACGGGGGTGAAGTCGTTCGGCGAGGCGCTCATCACCGGCTTGCGTACCGCGGCCAGCGACCTGCTCCGGGCCGCCGGCTGCGAGCCGGACGACGCGAACCAGGTCGTGCGCCGGGCGGCCGGGGGCGGCGAGGCGAACGTCCGCCCGCCGCTCCGGCGACGCCTGCACCGGTCCCGGCCGACCCGGGCCGCACGGGCCCGACGGCGGTCGCACCTCGCCGCCCGCAACCGTGACGACGAGCGGGCCGGCCTCCCCGACAGGGGGAGACCGGCCCGGTGA
- a CDS encoding pyridoxamine 5'-phosphate oxidase family protein, translating to MAGDHRLDVRDERVAAFCAERHLATLTTVRADGTPHVVPVGVTLDPEAGLARVITSRASRKARHVAAGGASGVPVAVCQVDGRRWLTIEGRAVLRSDRTAVAEAERRYAERYRTPRPNPERVVIEITVTGLLGSL from the coding sequence ATGGCGGGCGATCACCGATTGGACGTACGCGACGAGCGCGTTGCCGCGTTCTGCGCGGAACGGCACCTCGCGACGCTGACCACCGTGCGCGCCGACGGCACCCCGCACGTGGTGCCGGTCGGGGTCACCCTCGACCCCGAGGCCGGGCTGGCCCGGGTGATCACCTCCCGCGCCTCACGCAAGGCCCGGCACGTGGCTGCCGGGGGCGCGTCGGGCGTCCCGGTGGCTGTCTGCCAAGTGGACGGCCGACGCTGGCTGACCATCGAGGGCCGGGCGGTGCTCCGCTCGGACCGCACCGCCGTCGCGGAGGCGGAGCGCCGCTACGCCGAGCGGTATCGGACCCCGCGTCCGAATCCGGAGCGGGTGGTCATCGAGATCACCGTGACCGGTCTGCTGGGCAGCCTCTGA
- a CDS encoding antitoxin: MDKAKDFADKHDKQVDQGLDKAGDMADKRTGGKYDDQIDKGVDQAQARTGEGDQVR; the protein is encoded by the coding sequence ATGGACAAGGCCAAGGACTTCGCGGACAAGCACGACAAGCAGGTCGACCAGGGGCTGGACAAGGCCGGCGACATGGCCGACAAGCGCACCGGCGGGAAGTACGACGACCAGATCGACAAGGGTGTGGACCAGGCTCAGGCGCGTACCGGCGAGGGCGACCAGGTTCGCTGA
- a CDS encoding WXG100 family type VII secretion target, translating to MSEYTQRYQGSSHQQLYDAVMAGKPEQIDGVAAQWASLKGILDGLGRELSGDLEKLGHTWTGSAGREFQRRLTLIVDHAEALGEGMAGVKQALTMMAGQLRTAHKQAESPDETDDNDKAVSGALKGAAFGLPGAVVGGIMGHQQDKEEQEKAHQRMVNVVAELAAGYDLSAYDRVVNPPPPHPDTPKTTNDDATTPRSVPSTATPTAAPNATRSTAHTGGATIATPDGVAPPPVAGGGSGTGQDGTGTGGTPAVATGPGGGEGGFTTSLAGADPVVGGALLAGGAAGLAGLSGPTTVAASAGTGPGLLFGAQGGAPAGGVLRTSALAGSGSTPTTPVRATTGGAAAADNRAASGVGRSMDGRRAESTGRSAAAGRQGAAGGRGAGRPGVLGGHGRPESEESDERMTWLTEDEMVWRDGGDAPPSVLGTAD from the coding sequence GTGTCTGAGTACACCCAGCGCTACCAGGGCAGCAGCCACCAGCAGCTGTACGACGCGGTGATGGCCGGCAAGCCGGAGCAGATCGACGGCGTGGCCGCCCAGTGGGCTTCGCTCAAGGGCATCCTCGACGGTCTCGGCCGGGAGCTGAGCGGCGACCTCGAGAAGCTCGGCCACACGTGGACGGGCTCCGCAGGTCGGGAGTTCCAGCGGCGGCTGACCCTGATCGTCGACCACGCCGAGGCGCTGGGCGAGGGGATGGCCGGCGTCAAGCAGGCGCTGACCATGATGGCCGGCCAGTTGCGCACCGCGCACAAGCAGGCGGAGAGCCCGGACGAGACCGACGACAACGACAAGGCGGTCTCCGGGGCGCTCAAGGGCGCCGCCTTCGGTCTGCCCGGCGCTGTCGTCGGGGGCATCATGGGCCACCAGCAGGACAAGGAAGAGCAGGAGAAGGCCCACCAGCGGATGGTGAACGTGGTGGCCGAGCTGGCCGCTGGTTACGACCTCTCCGCCTACGACCGGGTGGTCAACCCGCCCCCGCCCCACCCGGACACGCCGAAGACCACCAACGACGACGCGACGACGCCACGCAGCGTGCCGTCCACCGCCACGCCGACCGCCGCGCCCAACGCCACCCGCAGCACCGCGCACACCGGTGGCGCGACCATCGCGACGCCCGACGGAGTTGCTCCGCCCCCGGTCGCCGGCGGCGGGTCCGGCACCGGCCAGGACGGCACGGGCACCGGCGGCACGCCGGCCGTTGCCACCGGCCCGGGCGGCGGCGAGGGTGGCTTCACCACCTCCCTCGCCGGTGCGGATCCAGTGGTCGGCGGTGCGCTGCTCGCCGGCGGCGCCGCCGGGCTGGCCGGCCTGTCCGGGCCGACCACCGTGGCCGCCAGCGCCGGCACCGGGCCGGGTCTGCTCTTCGGAGCGCAGGGCGGGGCACCGGCTGGCGGGGTGCTGCGGACATCCGCCCTCGCCGGTTCGGGCAGCACGCCCACCACCCCGGTCCGGGCGACCACCGGTGGTGCGGCCGCGGCTGACAACCGCGCGGCCAGTGGAGTCGGGCGCAGCATGGACGGTCGGCGCGCCGAGTCCACCGGCCGGTCGGCGGCGGCCGGTCGGCAGGGTGCGGCGGGCGGCAGGGGGGCCGGTCGCCCGGGGGTGCTCGGCGGGCACGGCCGACCGGAGTCCGAGGAGTCCGACGAGCGGATGACCTGGCTGACGGAGGACGAGATGGTGTGGCGGGACGGCGGAGACGCTCCGCCGTCGGTGCTCGGCACCGCCGACTGA
- a CDS encoding C39 family peptidase → MNPIIQKSGLSVAGMLVAGGCVLGPAVAAQAAPVQGAPTAASQSGRGGQVDSSAERILGIDYQAQPNFYYCGPAATRIALSAQGKALSQDEVAKLLGTTEAGTPSALDTTRVLNELTGGKYRTTEIRDSVARPEQVEQLRRDVLAAVDAGRPVVANIKGTTVDTDGNPHSYEGGHYLTLVGYRDGGDLIRIADPADPALGEYWMTLPKVANWIAERGYSS, encoded by the coding sequence ATGAATCCGATCATCCAGAAGAGTGGCCTGTCCGTCGCCGGCATGCTGGTCGCCGGCGGTTGCGTCCTCGGCCCCGCGGTGGCCGCGCAGGCCGCCCCGGTGCAGGGCGCACCGACCGCGGCGAGCCAGAGCGGCCGGGGCGGCCAGGTCGACAGTTCCGCCGAGCGGATCCTCGGCATCGACTACCAGGCCCAGCCGAACTTCTACTACTGCGGGCCGGCCGCCACCCGCATCGCGCTCTCCGCCCAGGGCAAGGCGCTCTCCCAGGACGAGGTGGCCAAGCTGCTCGGCACCACCGAGGCGGGCACCCCCTCGGCCCTGGACACCACCCGGGTGCTCAACGAGCTGACCGGCGGCAAGTACCGGACCACGGAGATCCGTGACTCGGTGGCCCGCCCCGAGCAGGTTGAGCAGCTGCGCCGGGACGTGCTGGCGGCGGTGGACGCCGGCCGGCCGGTGGTCGCCAACATCAAGGGCACGACCGTGGACACCGACGGCAACCCGCACTCGTACGAGGGCGGCCACTACCTGACCCTGGTCGGCTACCGCGACGGTGGCGACCTGATCCGGATCGCCGACCCGGCCGACCCGGCGCTGGGCGAGTACTGGATGACCCTGCCGAAGGTCGCCAACTGGATCGCCGAGCGGGGCTACTCGTCCTGA
- a CDS encoding YkvA family protein, whose protein sequence is MSRQAWVLVVIAGILAIATLVGAVVLAVRVVRTRRLLAGLGAGGKVAFYGALIYTIFPVDLLPDPIYLDDMGVLAGALIYLTRLVHQRRAADRRLPGQPDAPPDPDRVRRSVP, encoded by the coding sequence ATGTCCCGACAGGCGTGGGTCCTCGTGGTGATCGCCGGCATTCTGGCGATCGCCACACTTGTCGGCGCGGTGGTGTTGGCGGTGCGGGTGGTGCGCACCCGACGGCTGCTGGCCGGGCTCGGCGCGGGCGGCAAGGTCGCCTTCTACGGGGCGCTGATCTACACGATCTTCCCGGTCGACCTGCTCCCGGACCCGATCTACCTGGACGACATGGGTGTTCTGGCGGGCGCGTTGATCTACCTGACCCGCCTGGTGCACCAGCGCCGGGCGGCCGACCGCCGGCTGCCCGGGCAGCCGGACGCCCCGCCGGACCCGGACCGGGTGCGCCGTTCCGTGCCATGA
- the eccB gene encoding type VII secretion protein EccB has product MRTRRDQVQAYRFVTRRIVSALLSGDPETTNLPMRRLGMAVFGSVIAAAVVLGGVGAYGQLTGNTAPLEENTLVIERETGATYVFVEGQLHPTLNYTSARLILNEADPAVRTMSQASLRDRPRGRTVGIVGAPDALPDRKSLTGLPWSVCDVPDPADPRRSSTRVVIDRALPGGTPLGDRAVLVTVDNQRHLLTGNARLQVLGGDPAIAALRMTGTAPLPVGQQLLNAVPAGPPLRKPSLPGRGERSGLSLAGKPAFVGQVFRAAGQHYVLTREGLVSISEITALLMISGGGQIIDITPDQAGRLYTDQRLDEEGLPQALPALYQARSGQTVLCATYRAGTGGGPPTTTVEVFDRAPAELTASESGPVPVRQTTRDALRTAEAVLLPGGKGVLAQAAPGAGTSGSGAAGSTVYLISPQGVRYPLGSGETLAVLGYGGVTPLAVPGSLLALIPTGPTLSREDASTYFSPGGAPSVAPTREPTPSTSPSGAPATDGTGGGVATASIEAED; this is encoded by the coding sequence ATGCGGACCCGCCGCGATCAGGTGCAGGCGTACCGCTTCGTCACCCGCCGGATCGTCTCCGCGTTGCTGTCGGGCGATCCGGAGACCACGAACCTGCCGATGCGACGGCTCGGCATGGCCGTCTTCGGCAGTGTGATCGCCGCTGCCGTGGTGCTCGGCGGGGTCGGCGCGTACGGCCAGTTGACCGGGAACACCGCGCCGCTGGAAGAGAACACGCTGGTCATCGAGCGCGAGACCGGCGCGACGTACGTGTTCGTGGAGGGGCAGCTGCACCCGACGCTCAACTACACCTCGGCACGGCTGATCCTGAACGAGGCGGACCCGGCGGTGCGCACGATGTCCCAGGCGTCGCTGCGCGACCGGCCGCGGGGCCGCACGGTGGGCATCGTCGGCGCGCCGGACGCGTTGCCGGACCGCAAGTCGTTGACCGGGTTGCCGTGGTCGGTCTGCGACGTGCCCGATCCGGCCGACCCGCGCCGCTCCTCCACCCGGGTGGTCATCGACCGGGCGCTGCCCGGCGGCACGCCGCTGGGTGACCGCGCGGTGCTGGTCACAGTGGACAACCAGCGGCACCTGCTCACCGGCAACGCCCGCCTCCAGGTGCTCGGCGGCGACCCGGCGATCGCGGCGCTGCGGATGACCGGGACGGCACCGCTGCCCGTCGGCCAGCAACTGCTCAACGCCGTGCCGGCCGGGCCGCCGTTGCGTAAGCCGTCGCTGCCCGGCCGGGGCGAACGCAGCGGGCTGAGCCTGGCCGGCAAGCCGGCCTTCGTCGGTCAGGTGTTCCGGGCGGCCGGGCAGCACTACGTGCTGACCCGGGAAGGGCTCGTCTCAATTTCTGAGATCACCGCCCTGCTGATGATCAGCGGCGGCGGTCAGATCATTGACATCACGCCGGATCAGGCCGGCCGGCTCTACACCGACCAGCGGCTGGACGAGGAGGGGCTGCCGCAGGCGCTGCCCGCCCTGTACCAGGCCAGGTCCGGGCAGACGGTGCTGTGTGCGACGTACCGGGCCGGCACCGGTGGCGGGCCGCCGACCACCACCGTTGAGGTCTTCGACCGGGCGCCGGCGGAGCTGACCGCGAGCGAGTCGGGCCCGGTGCCGGTGCGGCAGACCACCCGGGACGCGCTACGCACGGCCGAGGCCGTGCTGCTGCCCGGCGGCAAGGGAGTCCTCGCCCAGGCCGCGCCCGGCGCCGGGACCAGCGGATCCGGTGCCGCCGGGTCGACCGTCTACCTGATCAGCCCGCAGGGCGTCCGGTACCCGCTCGGGTCGGGCGAGACCCTGGCCGTGCTCGGCTACGGCGGGGTCACCCCACTGGCGGTGCCCGGCTCGCTGCTGGCGCTGATCCCGACCGGGCCCACCCTGAGTCGAGAGGACGCCTCGACCTACTTCTCACCCGGCGGGGCGCCGTCGGTTGCGCCGACACGGGAGCCCACGCCGTCGACCTCACCCAGCGGCGCTCCGGCGACCGACGGAACGGGCGGTGGAGTGGCCACGGCATCGATCGAAGCCGAGGACTGA